The window TGCCGATCTGTTCGACTGCGTGTGCGAGCACGTCGGCGCGACGCCCGACGATCGCCACCTGCGCGCCGCGTTGCGCGAAATGGCGGGCGGTCGCGAAACCGATACCGGTACCGCCGCCGCTGACTACGGCTACCTGTTTCATGTTCATGCCCCGTGCGGAAAGTAAGAAATCCGTATCGATCGATGCGGTTACCACGTCGCGGTCGAAAAACCCAGCGCGCGCGCCGGATGCGCCCAACGCATCGGTGCGCCGTCGACCCGCACCGGCGCCCGCACGCGTTGCGCATTGCCCCAGCTCGTCTCCTCGATCCATGCGTCCAGGTCGACCGGCTCCTCGGGTCCGAGCAGCGCGCGCTCCGGCGCCTGCAGGCCGCCCGACGCCAGCAGCAGCGCCGTTCTCGCCAGCGATCCGCGCGTTCGCGTGCCCACGTTCGTCGCCAGCCGGCGCGTCAGCCCGCGAAGCACCGCGGCTGCAAGGAGATAGCCGGTGCCGTGATCGAGCGCCTGCACGGGCAGCGGAACCGGGCGATCCGCGCCCTTCACGCGCATCGCCGTCTCGACGAGGCCCGTGCTCGTCTGCACCAGGCTGTCGAAACCCCTGCGCCCGCGCCACGGCCCGCTCCAGCCATACGCGTCGAGCGACACGTCGACGAGCCCCGGGTTGATCCGCCGCCGCTCGTCGGCGTCGAAGCCGAGCCGATCGAGCGCATCGGGCCGGTAGCCGTGAACCATCACGTCGGCGTCGCGGATCAGGCGCCGCAGCACCGCGCGCCCGTCTCCCGATTTCAGGTCGACGCGCGCGGAACGCTTGCCGAGCACGACTTCGGGAACCGTGTTCGGTTCGTCCCAGTGGATTGGATCGATGCGCAGCACGTCCGCGCCGAAGCCCGCGAGAAAGCGCGTCGCGACCGGTCCCGCGAGAATGCGCGTCAGGTCGAGCACGCGCACGCCCTGCAGCGGCCGCCCGGCCGGCACGGTCCACGGCGGCCGCGGCCCTTCGACGCTCACCGCGTCGTGAATCAGCAAGGGCTCGGCCTGCACCGCGCGCCCCTGCGGATGACGGGCCCATTCGTCCTGCGTGTGCATCGCCGCCGCACAGCCGCCCTGTTCGACGACCGCGGCCTCGAGCTCGTCTTTCCGCCTGCGCGCGACCGCCTGCGCGACGGCCGCCTTGTCGAGCGGCGTGCCCAGCACCGCGAGCACGGCGTCGCGATGGTGCGGCGCATTGGTGTGCAGCCGGATCCAGCCGTCGGACGTGCGGTAGTCGCCCGCGATCACGTCCCACTGCGGCGGCACCTCCCAGCCGCGCGGACGCAGCGACGTGCCGAACCACAGCGACACGTAGCGCCGGTCGACTTCGACGACGGGCAACGCACCGTGTGCCTGCTGCACGAGTTCCGCGAGCGCAACGCTCGCCGCGCCCACCGCCGCCGACGCGAAATCGGTGACGGGAAAGGCGGACGGCAGCACGCCCGTGCCGGTGAACTTCAGGATGTCCAGACGATCGGCATCTCCGTTCAGCGCCTGCCAGATGTCACGCAGATAAGCGTCCGTGCATGCGCTGCCGGCCTGTTCAAGCGCCGATGTCGAAGCGGGTTCAGACATGACTTTTCCTGATTCATTTATGGGATGAAAAAAGTCTATTCGCCGGTAACTTTGAGCGTCAATCTTGATTCGGCAAATCAAGATATCTTTTCATGCAACAGCCATTTTCCTTGCTGTATCGACCATTCATCAGAACCTCACGCGCGCCGTCCGGCGCGGCCGGACAGGCGACGGCAGGCCGGATCCCCGCCTGCCACATTCCTGAATGATTTTTTCGATTGCATTAGTTGCGGCCAGCCAATCACGCTTGATCGATCCGCGCGATGACGCGTGTCGTTTCAGGCTCGACGAATTGAATTCGTGGATTGAACACGAATCCGTTCACCGAGCGCGACCGCGCATGACGATGCGCGCGGGCCGCGCGTCCCTTCCCATTCCCGCCACGGGGCGAGATGCTGATCGACTGCGTGCGCGGCGACGACACCGGCAGCGCACCGCGCATTCAACGGACTGCCGTAACGGCGGCCGCATTTGCCACGCAACGCTTGATTAGATTGATCCGGCAGGCTGGAGCGAATCGCGACACAAGAATTCACCCGCATGCGAACGAGGTGAAAATCGATTATTCTTTCACTTCAATTACACATTTCTCTCGATTTTCTGAATGAAATGGAGCGGAGCGGCTAATTTCAATTACCGACAAGCAACCGTTGCTACTGCCGCTTAATGAGACCGTTTAGTATCCGACGACAAATGCAGATCGCGACCGGCTTGATCGTCAGGCGCTTTTAAAGGAGTGCCACAAAAGTTCAACCGACGTCCGTCATTCACGCTTAATCAAATCGGCTTGCGTCAAGCCACTGCGCCCTGGCCGATACAAAGACCGTTTCGACATGAATATGACGGAATCTACTCGATGAACCGGACCTGCTCGCATGCAACCCGCTTCCCCCACGACGCGGCGTCATGGCCGCGCATGCCGACCACCGGACGCACGGTCCCGGAACCCATGCACGCGCATCGCGCGATCGATCGCCGGACCGCTTGACAAGCCACGCCGCTTCGACGAATATGCGCGTGATACTCATCTGTATCATTTAAATACACGAAATTCTGCTTGCGCATGCTGGTCCGATCACTCGCCTTTCCGGCCGTTTTCGGCGGCCCGGGAAGGCAAGCAACGAATGCTCCGAGAGCAGCCACGTCGCAGGGCCCGTGAGAACCTGAGAGAAGACGCGCAACCGGGCAGCGTCTGGGGGCGAGGCAACACAACAACAGGGCAACGCCCAAGTCAGCAATGACAGCCTCGCCCCCCTGCCGGCGTCGAATCCCGCGGATCGCCAATCGTCGCAGCGGCCATTCCCGCCGGGTATTTCGACTTTCGGACATCTTTTCTGCCCTTCGTGCGCGAGATAGAGAAAAGCTCGCGTTTGAGGCTTTATCCGTTCTTTACTAAATGACGATGCATGGACGCCCGCGCCTGCCGTGATCATGCCGCTCCCGTGATTATCCAAAGGCCGCGCGAATCCGGCGCGTGACATCGATGCATTGAGCGTATTCGAATATTCGCATCGGTCTTCCGCGTCTTGCTTCCCGCCCCCAATGGCGGCATTGCATCCTCCACCCGGTTCATCGGTTCACTTCTCTCCTCCGGATTTCAGGTGTCGTTTTTTATTTCATTCCGGCGCATCGTGTAAGATCCCCCCGCCCCAAGCGAGATCGAATATTACAAAAACAATCAAAACAATTACAATTACCTAGGCAACTGGCCAATCATCAGTAATTAAAAAGAAATCTACGGACTTTCACACCATGCAAGAGGATATTGTGGTATCGCGTACCGCTGCCGGCCCGGCATGCGACGACGCATGTCGAGGAGATGTGCTGGACGCCGCGTTGACGCTTCCGCTTCATCAGTCGATTTCGCTGCTTTGCGACACCGTGGACCTCGACGAGCGCGTCGAATCCCATCCGGACTGGAACCAGCGCCTGTTGTCCCGGGTTCGATCCGAACTCGGCAAGGCGCTCGATCAGCGCGACGAGCAAGCGCTGGAGGAAGTCCACGGGGCGCTGTTTGCGCTTTACGACCTGCACACGTGCGACGGCACGGAACCGCGCGCGATCAATCAGTTCAACCCGACGCTCACGCAGGTGCGACGCCATATCGAACGCGCATGGCTCGACAGCGAAGGCCGGCGCCTGGCTGTCGCCGCCCCTGCCGCGCCCGATGGCCGCTCGATCGTCGAGGCGATCAAGCGCATGTGGTCACAGCACCCGGTCGTGTCGCATCCCCTGTTCGACTTCCTCGAGAAAGAGGCATCGCGCGAGCAGATCGTGGCGTTCTTCCGGAGCGACAGCGCGCTTAACCTGCGCTTCTTCGACCTGCTCCTCTATGCAATGATCGGCGCGCGCAGCGAGGCGCGCAGCGAACTGGCGCAGAACCTGTGGGACGAAGCGGGGCGCGGCGACGCGGCGCAGAGCCACGTGAACCTGTTCCAGCATCTGCTGAACGTCGTCGGCGTCGGGCCGGCCGACGACAACCACGCGAGCGCGTTGGGATGGGAAGGGCTCGCGGGCCACAATCAGTTCATGCTGGCCTGCGTCAATCGCGCCCATTACTTCAAGTTGCTGGGTGTGATGGCGATCACCGAGCTGCTCGACCCGGCGCAGTATGAAAAGCTCGTCAACGGGTGCAGACGGGTCGGGCTGGGCAGCGAAAGCGAATTGAGCTACTACGAGGAGCACATCACGATCGACGTCGTTCACGGCGACGGCTGGCTGACCAACGTGATCACGCCGATCGTCGACCAGTCGCCGGCGATCGCCGGCGACATCCTGTTCGGCGCTGCGTGGCGGCTGTCGAGCTGCGACGCCTACTACAGCGCGCTGCACGCCAGGTTGCTGGCGCTGCCGATGCTGCACGACCAGGCTGCCTGACGCAGCGCCGCGCGCGATGCACTGCCGGGGTACGGCCGCGCTCAGGCGCGCCGTGCACCGCGCGGCTTCGGCGCGGCGCCGCCGTGCTCCTCGACCAGTTTCTTCGCGACTTCCCACGCATCCTGCGCGGCGTGATTGCGATCCCCCGCCACCGCCGCGATGGTCGCCCCGTCGAGGAGCATCACGATTTGCCGTGCCACGCGCTCGGCGGCGGCCGGCTCGACGAGGTCGATCATCAGGCCCTGAACGAACAGGCGCAAGTTCGCCTTCTGTGCGACCGAGATGCGGATGATCTCGCCCGAATCGGAGTGAAATTCGGACAACGCACCAACGAACATGCATCCC of the Burkholderia ubonensis subsp. mesacidophila genome contains:
- a CDS encoding CoA transferase, whose translation is MSEPASTSALEQAGSACTDAYLRDIWQALNGDADRLDILKFTGTGVLPSAFPVTDFASAAVGAASVALAELVQQAHGALPVVEVDRRYVSLWFGTSLRPRGWEVPPQWDVIAGDYRTSDGWIRLHTNAPHHRDAVLAVLGTPLDKAAVAQAVARRRKDELEAAVVEQGGCAAAMHTQDEWARHPQGRAVQAEPLLIHDAVSVEGPRPPWTVPAGRPLQGVRVLDLTRILAGPVATRFLAGFGADVLRIDPIHWDEPNTVPEVVLGKRSARVDLKSGDGRAVLRRLIRDADVMVHGYRPDALDRLGFDADERRRINPGLVDVSLDAYGWSGPWRGRRGFDSLVQTSTGLVETAMRVKGADRPVPLPVQALDHGTGYLLAAAVLRGLTRRLATNVGTRTRGSLARTALLLASGGLQAPERALLGPEEPVDLDAWIEETSWGNAQRVRAPVRVDGAPMRWAHPARALGFSTATW
- a CDS encoding iron-containing redox enzyme family protein translates to MTLPLHQSISLLCDTVDLDERVESHPDWNQRLLSRVRSELGKALDQRDEQALEEVHGALFALYDLHTCDGTEPRAINQFNPTLTQVRRHIERAWLDSEGRRLAVAAPAAPDGRSIVEAIKRMWSQHPVVSHPLFDFLEKEASREQIVAFFRSDSALNLRFFDLLLYAMIGARSEARSELAQNLWDEAGRGDAAQSHVNLFQHLLNVVGVGPADDNHASALGWEGLAGHNQFMLACVNRAHYFKLLGVMAITELLDPAQYEKLVNGCRRVGLGSESELSYYEEHITIDVVHGDGWLTNVITPIVDQSPAIAGDILFGAAWRLSSCDAYYSALHARLLALPMLHDQAA
- a CDS encoding TetR/AcrR family transcriptional regulator encodes the protein MSTKRQDIIDTATRLFAEHGYHAVGTDRIIKESGVAKMTLFRNFPTKNDLISEVLTQRAHQALASMTQAVSTKGTPIERLHELFEWHGRWFRARDFSGCMFVGALSEFHSDSGEIIRISVAQKANLRLFVQGLMIDLVEPAAAERVARQIVMLLDGATIAAVAGDRNHAAQDAWEVAKKLVEEHGGAAPKPRGARRA